In one Solanum dulcamara chromosome 1, daSolDulc1.2, whole genome shotgun sequence genomic region, the following are encoded:
- the LOC129899420 gene encoding histone H2B.3, which yields MAPKAEKKPAEKKPAAEKTPVAEKAPAEKKPKAGKKLPKDAAAGDKKKKRAKKSIETYKIYIFKVLKQVHPDIGISSKAMGIMNSFINDIFEKLAQEASRLARYNKKPTITSREIQTAVRLVLPGELAKHAVSEGTKAVTKFTSS from the coding sequence ATGGCACCAAAAGCAGAAAAGAAGCCGGCCGAGAAGAAGCCTGCAGCTGAGAAAACCCCCGTCGCCGAGAAAGCTCCGGCAGAGAAGAAGCCGAAAGCCGGAAAGAAGCTTCCAAAGGATGCTGCCGCTGGtgataagaagaagaagagggcgAAGAAGTCGATCGAGACTTACAAGATCTACATCTTCAAAGTCCTGAAGCAAGTGCATCCCGATATCGGTATTTCCAGCAAGGCCATGGGTATTATGAACAGTTTCATTAACGATATCTTTGAGAAACTTGCTCAAGAAGCTTCCCGACTTGCCCGCTACAACAAGAAGCCTACCATCACTTCTCGGGAAATTCAAACTGCTGTCCGATTGGTCCTTCCTGGTGAATTGGCTAAGCATGCTGTCTCTGAAGGAACTAAGGCTGTTACCAAATTCACAAGCTCTTGA